The Brachyhypopomus gauderio isolate BG-103 chromosome 2, BGAUD_0.2, whole genome shotgun sequence genome contains a region encoding:
- the smim22 gene encoding small integral membrane protein 22 translates to MENRDLQQDFQNQFNDVVSRLTSKQLFQSDWDIASFAIFFIFIGMVLLLVILVLIRCCCCCCCDYKPKTRKVGIDNMALEP, encoded by the exons ATGGAGAACAGAGATCTGCAACAGGATTTCCAGAACCAGTTCAATGACGTCGTCAGTAGATTAACGTCCAAGCAGCTATTTCAGTCAGACTGGGATATCGCCTCCTTCGcgattttcttcattttcattg GCATGGTGCTGCTGTTGGTGATTCTAGTTCTCATCAGATGCTGCTGTTGTTGCTGTTGCGATTATAAG CCCAAAACACGGAAGGTGGGCATCGACAACATGGCGCTGGAACCGTAg
- the rogdi gene encoding protein rogdi homolog, whose protein sequence is MLGVERYSSFEASKMSAASQAERAVLEEEFNWLLKEEVHAVLKQLQDILKEASRRFSVPTPGFEGQLKQENFILGSSTMDQVKGVLTLQGEALTQADINIKVAKSSQVMHFVFRDDKQWKLQQVQDARNHVTQALQLLNSHDETYHFKTGAEVNKLMDAVMLQLIRARNRLTTPASMTLPELASCGLMKMFNPPLPGDLMLNLYINLSKLCLTVYQLHVLQPNTTKNFKPAGSSVLHNPGAMFEMGSAKLEVSHVHTVECVVPWLNDTLVFFTISLQLCQQLKDKISVFSSFWNYRPF, encoded by the exons ATGCTCGGTGTCGAGCGCTATTCTTCATTTGAAGCGTCAAAAATGTCTGCGGCGAGTCAAGCAGAGAGGGCCGTGCTG GAGGAAGAGTTTAACTGGCTCCTTAAGGAGGAGGTGCACGCTGTGCTGAAACAGCTGCAGGATATTTTGAag GAGGCGTCGAGGCGCTTTTCAGTGCCGACACCAGGCTTCGAGGGGCAACTTAAACAAGAAAACTTCATACTTGGCAGCTCGAC CATGGACCAGGTCAAAGGAGTGCTGACCCTGCAGGGGGAAGCATTGACCCAGGCT GATATCAACATTAAAGTTGCTAAAAGCAGTCAAGTGATGCATTTTGTCTTTCGGGATGATAAGCAGTGGAAGTTGCAGCAG GTGCAGGACGCCAGGAACCACGTGACCCAAGCCCTTCAGCTGCTGAACAGCCATGATGAGACCTACCACTTTAAAACCGGGGCAGAGGTCAATAAG CTCATGGACGCAGTGATGCTACAACTGATCCGAGCACGTAACCGCCTGACCACACCAGCCTCCATGACCCTGCCTGAGCTGGCCTCTTGTGGCCTGATG AAAATGTTCAACCCGCCGCTGCCTGGTGACCTGATGCTTAACTTGTATATCAACCTCAGCAAACTCTGCCTCACTGTCTATCAGCTACATGTTCTACAGCCCAACACCACTaag AACTTCAAACCAGCAGGAAGTTCCGTGCTCCATAATCCTGGAGCCATGTT TGAAATGGGCAGCGCCAAGTTGGAGGTGAGTCACGTGCAcacggtggagtgtgtggtacCGTGGCTCAACGACACTCTGGTGTTCTTCACCATCTCCCTGCAGCTCTGCCAGCAGCTCAAAGATAAG ATTTCTGTCTTCTCCAGCTTCTGGAACTACAGGCCATTTTAA
- the cog1 gene encoding conserved oligomeric Golgi complex subunit 1 isoform X2, whose protein sequence is MAALPAQSVRVSEIKDPTVLFERYSTEDIRAIERKVRGEIEQKKEELRQMVGERYRDLIDAADTIGEMRQCSGSVVQSLQDMYRYCHRLKQTKKTPQSHSKDEDQKQSKERFYTMASQIKLLLEIPERIWSALESSQYLEATQLYLLCCHLHSELHLQGGSSHYSPVLARFPILVRQVAATGHFRSTILMDSRSVLRGRTMSDQAIAEALVSTMLLEDSSPRQALADFLLARKASIQQLLNQPQHGAGIKGQVCSLVELLVTTLYQAYAVFYVPPEGRGAEPGLGCGLLFSTLENVTSPSSTGGGQRVLRGEESAGSWFKYLPPSVLNFQPALRTLAQPIQSDLLRDTLHQWIDTCKEDMRGGVSSLLLCVRSVKGLAAIRDGVWELLSSEAVSLHWGAVCQRLLEQTLCLWEDLLQELFLQRLQAVMQEGMDVISSSSRQLLASALRELEGQPSAGGFGRGAQYESDVAAFLWAESPGDLPSDAAWVSASRRGPRAKSGLSMKTQALTPCVQTFCTVLDSKLKASLDDVLHYLPAEARGDAPEDAPATRTSSFSRYADAGAVEQALREHCLACVKDVLGSVRAELANTPGGPAGSGSMTSVLFMARLCQSLGELCPSLRLCVLGQGECGLGDAGSRETPRQGRKHGKGGVAKDVEPSPAQAKWAGLKEELLGCSMEAYGIWSSAISKELVGSFAVSLHAGTAGHALSTATNWEEIEIQEEAESGSTVTSKIHLPVQPSWYVQSLLFHLCLEVNRVGGHALPKVTLLQLVKGCLDQTLQEYEKLGSDAAFLITQNRALQLIFDLRYLTATLSTPLEEGRTSRSQQDPRVQQICDLLEAHIDPFDLDVFTPYLNSNLNRVTQRTSVLLGLLMGSEKQCARRSTSLGSQEPYNILPLASSQIRFGLLPLSMTSSRKAKSSTIATDITTPLFCVTNS, encoded by the exons ATGGCGGCGTTGCCTGCTCAGTCTGTCCGGGTGTCCGAGATCAAGGACCCTACCGTGCTGTTCGAGCGTTACAGCACCGAGGACATTCGTGCCATCGAGCGCAAAGTTCGGGGAGAAATAGAGCAGAAAAAGGAGGAGCTTCGCCAAATGGTCGGTGAGCGCTACAGGGACCTGATCGACGCTGCCGACACCATCGGGGAGATGAGGCAGTGTTCGGGGAGTGTCGTGCAGTCTCTCCAGGACATGTACCGGTACTGTCACAGGCTGAAACAGACGAAAAAAACTCCTCAAAGTCACAGTAAGGATGAG GATCAGAAGCAGTCGAAGGAGAGATTCTACACAATGGCGTCGCAGATCAAGCTCCTCCTGGAGATCCCTGAGCGGATATGGAGCGCGCTGGAGTCCTCGCAGTACCTGGAGGCCACGCAGCTGTACCTCCTCTGCTGTCACCTGCACAGCGAGCTCCACCTGCAGGGCGGAAGCAGCCACTACAGCCCCGTGCTCGCACGCTTCCCCATCCTGGTGCGGCAGGTGGCGGCCACCGGCCACTTCAG ATCCACCATCCTGATGGACAGCAGGTCAGTGCTGCGAGGCAGGACCATGTCTGACCAGGCTATAGCGGAAGCGCTGGTGTCCACCATGCTCCTGGAGGACAGCTCCCCACGCCAGGCGCTGGCTGACTTCCTGCTGGCTAGGAAAGCCTCCATCCAGCAGCTTCTCAACCAACCCCAGCACG GAGCTGGGATTAAGGGCCAGGTTTGCTCTCTGGTGGAGCTGCTGGTTACCACCCTGTACCAAGCCTATGCTGTGTTCTACGTGCCTCCGGAGGgccggggggcggagcctggtcTGGGCTGCGGTTTGCTTTTCAGCACACTGGAGAATGTCACATCTCCTTCGTCCACAG GCGGGGGCCAGAGGGTGCTCCGTGGCGAGGAGAGTGCGGGGAGCTGGTTTAAGTACCTGCCTCCCTCCGTCCTGAACTTCCAGCCTGCCCTGCGAACCCTGGCCCAGCCCATCCAGAGCGACCTGCTTCGAGACACGCTGCACCAGTGGATAGACAC GTGTAAAGAGGACATGCGAGGTGGCGTGAGCTCCCTGCTCCTGTGTGTGAGGAGCGTTAAGGGCCTGGCCGCCATCAGGGACGGCGTGTGGGAGCTCCTGAGCAGCGAGGCGGTCAGCTTGCACTGGGGCGCCGTGTGCCAGCGCCTCCTGGAGCAGACCCTGTGTCTGTGGGAGGACCTACTGCAGGAACTCTTCCTGCAGCGGCTACAG GCGGTCATGCAGGAGGGGATGGATGTGATCTCCAGTAGCTCCAGACAGCTTCTGGCCTCTGCGCTGCGGGAGCTGGAGGGTCAGCCCTCCGCGGGGGGCTTCGGGCGCGGGGCTCAGTACGAGTCCGACGTGGCGGCCTTCCTGTGGGCAGAGTCTCCGGGCGACCTGCCGAGCGACGCGGCCTGGGTGAGCGCGTCCCGgcgcggcccgcgggccaagaGCGGCCTGTCTATGAAGACTCAGGCCCTCACGCCCTGCGTGCAGACCTTCTGCACCGTGCTGGACTCCAAGCTCAAAGCCAGCCTGGATGACGTGCTGCACTACCTGCCCGCGGAGGCCCGCGGGGACGCCCCGGAGGACGCGCCGGCCACCCGCACCTCCTCCTTCAGCCGCTACGCAGACGCCGGCGCTGTGGAGCAGGCTCTCAGGGAGCACTGCCTGGCGTGCGTGAAGGACGTCCTGGGCAGCGTCCGCGCGGAGCTGGCCAACACGCCCGGTGGGCCCGCGGGCTCCGGCTCCATGACCTCGGTTCTGTTCATGGCCAGGCTGTGCCAGTCTCTCGGGGAGCTCTGTCCCAGCCTCAGGCTCTGCGTGCTCGGGCAGGGCGAGTGTGGTCTAGGGGACGCAGGCAGCAGAGAGACCCCGCGTCAGGGAAGGAAGCATGGGaaggggggcgtggccaaagACGTAGAGCCCAGCCCAGCACAAGCCAAGTGGGCCGGCCTTAAGGAGGAGCTACTCGGCTGCAGCATGGAGGCCTACGGGATCTGGAGCTCCGCCATCTCCAAG GAGCTGGTGGGCAGCTTTGCGGTCTCCCTGCACGCCGGCACGGCTGGCCACGCCCTAAGCACCGCTACAAACTGGGAGGAGATTGAGATCCAAGAGGAGGCGGAGTCAGGCAGCACCGTCACATCCAAAATTCATCTCCCTGTGCAG CCGTCATGGTACGTTCAGTCTCTGCTATTTCACCTGTGCCTGGAGGTCAATAGGGTTGGAGGTCACGCCCTTCCTAAGGTCACGCTGCTGCAGCTGGTGAAGGGCTGTCTGGATCAGACTCTGCAGGAGTACGAGAAACTCGGCTCG gaCGCAGCCTTCCTCATCACCCAGAACCGGGCCCTGCAGCTGATCTTTGACCTGCGTTACCTCACAgccactctctccaccccacTGGAAGAGGGCAGGACCTCCCGCTCACAGCAGGACCCCAG GGTCCAACAGATTTGTGATCTCCTGGAGGCCCATATCGACCCATTTGACCTGGACGTGTTCACTCCTTATCTCAACAGCAACCTGAACCGCGTCACACAGAGGACCTCA GTGCTCCTGGGTCTCCTGATGGGCTCGGAGAAGCAGTGTGCACGTCGCAGTACCAGCCTGGGCTCCCAGGAGCCCTACAACATCCTTCCTTTGGCCAGCAGCCAGATCCG CTTTGGCCTTCTGCCACTGAGCATGACCAGTTCCCGGAAAGCTAAATCATCAACCATAGCAACTGACATCACTACACCCCTC TTTTGTGTTACAAACTCGTAG
- the cog1 gene encoding conserved oligomeric Golgi complex subunit 1 isoform X1, which translates to MAALPAQSVRVSEIKDPTVLFERYSTEDIRAIERKVRGEIEQKKEELRQMVGERYRDLIDAADTIGEMRQCSGSVVQSLQDMYRYCHRLKQTKKTPQSHSKDEDQKQSKERFYTMASQIKLLLEIPERIWSALESSQYLEATQLYLLCCHLHSELHLQGGSSHYSPVLARFPILVRQVAATGHFRSTILMDSRSVLRGRTMSDQAIAEALVSTMLLEDSSPRQALADFLLARKASIQQLLNQPQHGAGIKGQVCSLVELLVTTLYQAYAVFYVPPEGRGAEPGLGCGLLFSTLENVTSPSSTGGGQRVLRGEESAGSWFKYLPPSVLNFQPALRTLAQPIQSDLLRDTLHQWIDTCKEDMRGGVSSLLLCVRSVKGLAAIRDGVWELLSSEAVSLHWGAVCQRLLEQTLCLWEDLLQELFLQRLQAVMQEGMDVISSSSRQLLASALRELEGQPSAGGFGRGAQYESDVAAFLWAESPGDLPSDAAWVSASRRGPRAKSGLSMKTQALTPCVQTFCTVLDSKLKASLDDVLHYLPAEARGDAPEDAPATRTSSFSRYADAGAVEQALREHCLACVKDVLGSVRAELANTPGGPAGSGSMTSVLFMARLCQSLGELCPSLRLCVLGQGECGLGDAGSRETPRQGRKHGKGGVAKDVEPSPAQAKWAGLKEELLGCSMEAYGIWSSAISKELVGSFAVSLHAGTAGHALSTATNWEEIEIQEEAESGSTVTSKIHLPVQPSWYVQSLLFHLCLEVNRVGGHALPKVTLLQLVKGCLDQTLQEYEKLGSDAAFLITQNRALQLIFDLRYLTATLSTPLEEGRTSRSQQDPRVQQICDLLEAHIDPFDLDVFTPYLNSNLNRVTQRTSVLLGLLMGSEKQCARRSTSLGSQEPYNILPLASSQIRFGLLPLSMTSSRKAKSSTIATDITTPLVVSSSIPAPEDSFRPGNLFRQLANQEEEPASSSLFKLGWLSGMAK; encoded by the exons ATGGCGGCGTTGCCTGCTCAGTCTGTCCGGGTGTCCGAGATCAAGGACCCTACCGTGCTGTTCGAGCGTTACAGCACCGAGGACATTCGTGCCATCGAGCGCAAAGTTCGGGGAGAAATAGAGCAGAAAAAGGAGGAGCTTCGCCAAATGGTCGGTGAGCGCTACAGGGACCTGATCGACGCTGCCGACACCATCGGGGAGATGAGGCAGTGTTCGGGGAGTGTCGTGCAGTCTCTCCAGGACATGTACCGGTACTGTCACAGGCTGAAACAGACGAAAAAAACTCCTCAAAGTCACAGTAAGGATGAG GATCAGAAGCAGTCGAAGGAGAGATTCTACACAATGGCGTCGCAGATCAAGCTCCTCCTGGAGATCCCTGAGCGGATATGGAGCGCGCTGGAGTCCTCGCAGTACCTGGAGGCCACGCAGCTGTACCTCCTCTGCTGTCACCTGCACAGCGAGCTCCACCTGCAGGGCGGAAGCAGCCACTACAGCCCCGTGCTCGCACGCTTCCCCATCCTGGTGCGGCAGGTGGCGGCCACCGGCCACTTCAG ATCCACCATCCTGATGGACAGCAGGTCAGTGCTGCGAGGCAGGACCATGTCTGACCAGGCTATAGCGGAAGCGCTGGTGTCCACCATGCTCCTGGAGGACAGCTCCCCACGCCAGGCGCTGGCTGACTTCCTGCTGGCTAGGAAAGCCTCCATCCAGCAGCTTCTCAACCAACCCCAGCACG GAGCTGGGATTAAGGGCCAGGTTTGCTCTCTGGTGGAGCTGCTGGTTACCACCCTGTACCAAGCCTATGCTGTGTTCTACGTGCCTCCGGAGGgccggggggcggagcctggtcTGGGCTGCGGTTTGCTTTTCAGCACACTGGAGAATGTCACATCTCCTTCGTCCACAG GCGGGGGCCAGAGGGTGCTCCGTGGCGAGGAGAGTGCGGGGAGCTGGTTTAAGTACCTGCCTCCCTCCGTCCTGAACTTCCAGCCTGCCCTGCGAACCCTGGCCCAGCCCATCCAGAGCGACCTGCTTCGAGACACGCTGCACCAGTGGATAGACAC GTGTAAAGAGGACATGCGAGGTGGCGTGAGCTCCCTGCTCCTGTGTGTGAGGAGCGTTAAGGGCCTGGCCGCCATCAGGGACGGCGTGTGGGAGCTCCTGAGCAGCGAGGCGGTCAGCTTGCACTGGGGCGCCGTGTGCCAGCGCCTCCTGGAGCAGACCCTGTGTCTGTGGGAGGACCTACTGCAGGAACTCTTCCTGCAGCGGCTACAG GCGGTCATGCAGGAGGGGATGGATGTGATCTCCAGTAGCTCCAGACAGCTTCTGGCCTCTGCGCTGCGGGAGCTGGAGGGTCAGCCCTCCGCGGGGGGCTTCGGGCGCGGGGCTCAGTACGAGTCCGACGTGGCGGCCTTCCTGTGGGCAGAGTCTCCGGGCGACCTGCCGAGCGACGCGGCCTGGGTGAGCGCGTCCCGgcgcggcccgcgggccaagaGCGGCCTGTCTATGAAGACTCAGGCCCTCACGCCCTGCGTGCAGACCTTCTGCACCGTGCTGGACTCCAAGCTCAAAGCCAGCCTGGATGACGTGCTGCACTACCTGCCCGCGGAGGCCCGCGGGGACGCCCCGGAGGACGCGCCGGCCACCCGCACCTCCTCCTTCAGCCGCTACGCAGACGCCGGCGCTGTGGAGCAGGCTCTCAGGGAGCACTGCCTGGCGTGCGTGAAGGACGTCCTGGGCAGCGTCCGCGCGGAGCTGGCCAACACGCCCGGTGGGCCCGCGGGCTCCGGCTCCATGACCTCGGTTCTGTTCATGGCCAGGCTGTGCCAGTCTCTCGGGGAGCTCTGTCCCAGCCTCAGGCTCTGCGTGCTCGGGCAGGGCGAGTGTGGTCTAGGGGACGCAGGCAGCAGAGAGACCCCGCGTCAGGGAAGGAAGCATGGGaaggggggcgtggccaaagACGTAGAGCCCAGCCCAGCACAAGCCAAGTGGGCCGGCCTTAAGGAGGAGCTACTCGGCTGCAGCATGGAGGCCTACGGGATCTGGAGCTCCGCCATCTCCAAG GAGCTGGTGGGCAGCTTTGCGGTCTCCCTGCACGCCGGCACGGCTGGCCACGCCCTAAGCACCGCTACAAACTGGGAGGAGATTGAGATCCAAGAGGAGGCGGAGTCAGGCAGCACCGTCACATCCAAAATTCATCTCCCTGTGCAG CCGTCATGGTACGTTCAGTCTCTGCTATTTCACCTGTGCCTGGAGGTCAATAGGGTTGGAGGTCACGCCCTTCCTAAGGTCACGCTGCTGCAGCTGGTGAAGGGCTGTCTGGATCAGACTCTGCAGGAGTACGAGAAACTCGGCTCG gaCGCAGCCTTCCTCATCACCCAGAACCGGGCCCTGCAGCTGATCTTTGACCTGCGTTACCTCACAgccactctctccaccccacTGGAAGAGGGCAGGACCTCCCGCTCACAGCAGGACCCCAG GGTCCAACAGATTTGTGATCTCCTGGAGGCCCATATCGACCCATTTGACCTGGACGTGTTCACTCCTTATCTCAACAGCAACCTGAACCGCGTCACACAGAGGACCTCA GTGCTCCTGGGTCTCCTGATGGGCTCGGAGAAGCAGTGTGCACGTCGCAGTACCAGCCTGGGCTCCCAGGAGCCCTACAACATCCTTCCTTTGGCCAGCAGCCAGATCCG CTTTGGCCTTCTGCCACTGAGCATGACCAGTTCCCGGAAAGCTAAATCATCAACCATAGCAACTGACATCACTACACCCCTC GTGGTCTCCTCGTCTATTCCTGCTCCAGAGGACAGTTTCCGCCCAGGAAACCTTTTTAGACAGTTGGCCAACCAGGAAGAGGAACCTGCTAGCTCCTCCTTATTTAAATTAGGCTGGCTCTCTGGCATGGCAAAATAA